The sequence below is a genomic window from Desulfatiglans anilini DSM 4660.
TTGGAAACAACTGCCGCTGACGGGAAGACCTACAAAACAAAATATTACAACCTCGACGCCATCATTGCGTTGGGGTACCGGGTGAACAGCTACCAGGCCACCCAGTTCCGGATCTGGGCGACCAAAACCTTGAAGGAATTCATCATCAAGGGCTTTGTGCTGGATGATGAACGGCTGAAACAGGGAAAACATTTCGGCAAGGATTATTTCGATGAGCTTCTGGAACGGATTCGTGAAATCCGAGCCAGTGAGCGCCGGTTTTACCAGAAAATTACAGATATTTATGCGCTTTCGGCAGATTATGACCAAAACGCTCCCATCACCCATGAATTTTTCGCTACAGTGCAGAATAAACTGCACTGGGCTATTACCGGAAAAACCGCCGCTGAAATCATCTATGAGTCGGCGGATGCCGAGAAAATGCACATGGGGCTGACAAGCTGGAAACAGGCACCTGATGGGAAAATTTTGAAATCCGATGTCTCCGTCGCCAAGAATTACCTGAACGAGGCCCATATCAAAGAACTGAACCGCATTGTGAACGCCTACCTAGACCTTGCCGAAAATCGGGCTGAACGGCAGCTTGTCATGAAGATGGAAGATTGGGTTCAGTTTCTGCACAGTTTCCTGGAGCTTTCCAGCTACCCGATTCTTAAAGACAAAGGAAAGATAAGTGCCCTTGAGGCCAGAGTGAAGGCCGAACAGGAATACGAAACATACAGAAAGCGACAGGACCGGGAGTATATTTCTGACTTTGACCGGGAAATAAAGCGAATTTAGGGTACCCAAGAGGAAGATGATGAATAAATCCTCCGAAACCGCTTTTGAAATGACCGCCCTTGACTGGTTTAAATCCTTTGGCTGCCCTCTGTGGCAGTTGCCATGGACCTT
It includes:
- a CDS encoding virulence RhuM family protein — encoded protein: MKKTNEIILYKTSDGDKKVGVLFHDENFWLTQKSLAGLFNVKVPAVSKHLKNIFDSGELDEDSVVSILETTAADGKTYKTKYYNLDAIIALGYRVNSYQATQFRIWATKTLKEFIIKGFVLDDERLKQGKHFGKDYFDELLERIREIRASERRFYQKITDIYALSADYDQNAPITHEFFATVQNKLHWAITGKTAAEIIYESADAEKMHMGLTSWKQAPDGKILKSDVSVAKNYLNEAHIKELNRIVNAYLDLAENRAERQLVMKMEDWVQFLHSFLELSSYPILKDKGKISALEARVKAEQEYETYRKRQDREYISDFDREIKRI